Part of the Paludisphaera borealis genome, TCGAGGAGGGCCGGGCGCGGCTGCTGGCGTTGATCGCCGATCACCCCGACGATCAGGTGGCGGCCTATCAGCAGCTCGGCCAGTCGTACGCCGAGACCGAGGAGGTCGACGCGGCGGCCTCGACCCTGCGGACGGGGATCGCCAAGGCCCTGGCGCGGGGCGACGATCACGCGGCGGCCGAAATGGGGCAGTTGCTTGACTCGCTCGACTAAGAACGGCGACGGGGAACGCGGGCCTCGTCGTTTCACGGCGTGTCGGGAATTCAGGGCGAGAGGAGCAAGGTAGTGATCGAGCCATTTCCGACGGGCGACGGCCCTCCCTCGGCCCAGCCGTCGTCCGACGCTCCAAGCCCGCTTCCGCCTTCGATCTTCACCTTCCCGAATCGGATCGTCTTCGGTGCCGGCAGCCTGCGCTCGCTGCCCGGGGAGCTTCGCCGCCTGAAAGTGGCCTGCCCGCTGGTGGTGACCGATCCCGGCCTGATCGAATCGGGCTTGGCCGACGCGGTGCTCGACTTGCTGGAATCCCCCGTGCTGTTCACGGAAGTCCAGGCCAACCCCACCGAGGACGACGTCCTGGCCGGCGCGGAGCGGTTTCGAGCGTCGGGCTGCGATGGCGTGATCGGCCTGGGAGGGGGCAGCCCGATCGACGCGGCCAAGGCGATTCGCCTCGTGCTCGCGCATCCCGGCCCGCTCGCCGATTACGACGTCAACCGAGGAGGCATCGACCGGATCAAGCCCGACATGGTCCCGATGGCCGCGATCCCGACGACGGCCGGAACCGGCAGCGAGGCCGGCCGGGGGGCGTTGATCCAGATCCCGGCGACCGGTCGGAAGACCGCCGTCCTCAGCCCGTACTTGCTCCCCAGCGTCGCCGTCTGCGACCCCGACCTCACCCTCGGCCTCCCGCCGGTCCTGACGGCCGGAACCGGCATGGACGCCTTGACGCATTGCCTGGAAAGCTACCTCTCGACGACCTTCCACCCGATCTGCGACGGGATCGCCCTCGAAGGCTTGCGATTTATCTTCCGGGGGCTCGAAGCCGCCGTCCACGACCGCTCGAACCACGAGGCGCGCACGGCGATGATGATGGGCGCCTTGCTCGGCGGGATCAGCTTCCACAAGGGGCTCGGCGTCGTCCACGCGCTCTCGCACGCGATGGGGAGCGAGGGCCGGGTCCATCACGGAACGCTCAACGCCGTGCTCCTGGCGCACGCCCTGCGGTTCAATCGCGAGGCGGCCGAACCGCGGATGACCGAGCTGGCCTCGCGGGTCGGCCTGGGAAGGGCCGGTGACGGGCCGGGCCACCTCATCACCCTGGTCGAGCTGATCATGGCGCGGATGCCCTTGCCCCGACGCCTCGGCCAGATCGACGGCCTGGAGCGCGACCGGATCAGCGCGTACGCGCGCCTCGCCATGCTCGACCACTGCCGGCTCACCAACCCCCGCCCTTGCACCCAGGCCAATCTCGAAGAACTGCTCGACCGCGCCTGGTAGCGCACCGACGCCTTTTTCGAGCCCAACGAGCGCGTGAACGAGACCGACCCGTCGCAAGGGCCGGCCTCGTCAAGCTCGCGACCGAACGAGCGACTCAGTAGCTGTCGGACGAGACGACCTCGCCCCCTTCCTTGGTTCCGAGCTGCCAGTAGACCTGCCACGCAATCGAATCCTTGATGTACCGCACGCTGCCGTCGGCGAACAGGCAGTTGACGCCGCCGGGATGGTTGCTGCTGGCCACGACGTATTCGGCGTCGTCGACGCCGCCGCCGCCCGACTTGCAGGCGCCGAACTGGTACTGCTTGGAGTTCGGCGGGATGATCGTGTTGAACATCGTGTAGTTGGTGTCGCCGTTCGCCCACTGGTTCCCCTTGCCCCCCTGCAACTGCGCCCCCTGTACGCACATGGCCAGGGCGGAGGTCAGCGTGGCGCCGGGAGGGGATTGGCCGATCGGGACGGTCGAGAAGACGTCGAAGTACGTCGGCTCGCCGACGTTCATGATCGTCTGGCCCCGCTTCAACGTGTTGGTCGCGTTGCTCACCAACCCCTCGGAAGCGGCGATCGTGTTAGACGTGCCGTCGGAGACGTTCTGGATCCCGTACGACTTCTGAAACGTGAACAATCCCGTCGTATCGTAGGCGACGGTGCTCGGCGTCAGCGAGGTCGTCCCTTCACTGAAGAAATAGGAATTCCGGTTGCCGGAAACCCTTCCCGCGTTGCCGTCGGACGGGCACATGAACATGCCGACGAACGCCAGGTTGACGGTCGTGTTCGCTCCCGTGTTGGTCCCGCCGCCGTTGTCGACCCGCTGGCTGAAATTGCAGGAGGCGAAAAGCGGTTGCTGCTCCAGGTACGACAACATCATCGCCTGTCCGCTCCACTGCCCCCAGTAAGGAGGGTTGTTCGCGACCTCGGTGTACCCCACGCCGGGCGGAAAGGTATTGATCGCGCTGTGGTAATTGTGCAGTCCGAGGCCGAGCTGCTTCAGATTATTGACGCACTGCGCCCGCCTCGCGGCCTCCCGGGCCGACTGGACGGCGGGCAACAGCAACGCGATGAGAACCGCAATGATGGCGATGACCACCAACAACTCGATCAGGGTGAAACCACGACGCTCCGAAGACCTCATGATGGCGAACTCCTCGACAAGGATTGAGAGAATACCGACCGTCTCGAATGAGGGGCGATCACGGCCGCCCCGAGAACCAACGCTCAACACCTGATGGCGATGCGGGCGTCCCATCGTTCCAAAGCCGCGCGCCACCACATCCGACGGCTTTCATCGCTTGTTCCGACCGTAGTTTCCGAACGGCTTCGACTGGTCTTTCTTGCCCGGTTTGGTGGAATTCCCCGATTTCCCTTCGGCCTTGAGCTGAGCCCAGGCGTCGCTCTGGGCCTGACTCGACTGGGCGGCCGACTCCGAGGTCGTCCCGGCCCCCGTCTGATCGCCGCAGCCCGCCAGGAACGCCAGCGCGAGAGCCGCCGCGGCGAAGCGGGTCGTTGACGAGGTCTTCAAAAGATGCATGGAATCGTTTCCTTTGCGTTTCAAGTGCACGAACCCGGCGAGTTCCCAGGGCGCGGCGGTGAACGCTTGCGGCCGACGACCGCGAGACGGGCGCAGGTTGGCCCAACGACCAGGACCAGGTGCGACTCGCGTCGCGCTCAGCCGGCCTGCTCGGGATCAGATCAGGAACGGAAACCAGGAACTCGCGATCGATACGACGTCGTCGTTCCGTCGTCGACACGGGCGGAAAATGCGCATGCAAGGGCACGCGCGTCCGCGGCAGTGGAGCGCACGATCATTTCGGTCCACCTCGATGACGGCGTCTCGTCTTCGGACGATGGATTAGTGACATTGTGGTGAGCCGCCGTGACCGGGTCAATGAAGATGAGCGGATTTAAATTACTCTCCTTTGCGGTCCGCAAACGATTTCCCTAGGAGCCGCGACGGCTTTCGCATCTGGCACTTCGACCGTATATAACGCCCCCACGGACGGCCTGAAGGCCGGCGAGAGGGAGGAAGGGGAACGGACCGGTGCGGCGGAATGGGGATGGGTTGATCGTCTTTGCGCCGCGGTCAGGAGTCGATGAAGGGGCTCGCCCCCTGGACTTTCCGGCGGTAGGCGCCGGGGGAGTCGCCGATCTCCTTCTTGAACAGGACGCACATATGTTCCTGGTGGCGGAACCCGGCGAGCGTGCTGATCCTGGCCAGGGTCAGATCCGTATCGACGAGCAGTTGCTTGACCCGTTTCAGCCGCGTCTGGCGGATCAGGGATTGGGGGGAGAGGCCGAGGTACTTGCGGAACCGCCGTTCGAGGATGCTCCGCGAGATGGGGACGTCGTCGAGGATGTCCTCGACCTTCGCGCCTCGGCAGGCGTTCTCGCGAATGTAACGGACGGCGGCGGCGATCTCGGGGTCGTCGATCGCCAGGACGTCGGTCGATTGGCGGGTGACGACCGCGATCGGCGGGATCTCCAGTCGCGGCTCGACGGCCTGGCCTCCGGCCATGAGGAGATCGAGGAGTTCGGCGGCCTTGTAGCCGACCATCTCGGCGTTGGGCACCACGCTGGACAGGGGGGGCTCGCAGAGCTCGCAAAGCTCTTCCTCGTCGTCGACCCCGATGACGGCGATCTCCTCGGGCACGGCCAGATCGAGTCGGCCGCAGGCGTCGAGAACGTGCTGACCGCGGTAATCGTTGCACGCCATGACGCCGGCCGGCTTGGGCAGCGCGCTCAGCCAGGCCATGATCTGCTTCTGCTCCAGCTCCCACGGGTGGGCGTCGCGACCGAACCAGGGGGACTCGTAGATCCGGCATTCCGAGCCGGCCCGACCGGCCGCCTCGACGAACGCGTCACGACGTCGGCCGGCCCAGATCTCATGAGAGAATCCGCAGAAGCCGAAGTTGCGGAAACCGCGTTCGATGAGGTGCTCCGCGCCCAGCCGGGCGATGGCCCCGTCGTTGGACCAGACCTGGTGGAGCGAGAGGGTCTCGTGACGGTCGGTCAGGTCGATCAGCGGGATCTTCAATCGCCGGGCGTCCTCGACCATGCCCCGGGTGGTGATCCGCGAGATGATCCCGTCGCCGTCCCAGTTCTTGATCCAGGGGGGCGGCTCACCCGACAGATCGCGCTGCTCCAGAAAAATGGACCAGGATTGATGGGTGTGCGCATACCGTCTGATGCCCCGAAGGATTCGCCGACCGTAGGAGGTGGAAGTTTCGATGACCAGGGCGACGCGGGATCGTTTAGCCATGACGATGCAAAGAAGGCTTCAACGAGAAGGCGGCGGGCGCGGTGGAATCCGCCGGACGGGAGACTGACGTGCATTCTCGACCGCCACGATCCCTCATGCAAGCGGCTGCACCTTTCTTGAGCACGACGCGGGCGGCCTCGACGAGATTTTGCAACGTCCGTCACCAACGGCTTGAACGCGCGTACGATCCCAATAGACGGATCGGCCCGGGGCCTTGCGACGAAGACGGCCCCCCAGGCGATCCCTCCACCGGAAGGTCGCACACGCCTTCGCGGCGCGCCCTGGGCGAGCCGCCCCTGGGCGGCCATGCTGCCGAACATCGCCTGTTCTCTTGTCGCCGACCGAGGGGCGATTGCGACCCTGGAACACCGAAAGAATTCGTTTCAGCAGAACTTGGACACCCGGCAGCGGACGCTCGCAACACAAAGAAGCAAGCGGCGCGGGTTTTGCTCATCAAGGCGCCAGCCAGGGAAGACATCGAGAGGAGATCGACGACGGCACGACCAACGGCTGGCCCTTCGCCCGAGCGCCGAACCTGATCATTGGCAAACAGTTCCTTCGATCGGTCCGATCCGATTGATCGGGGAAGGGGGGGCGGATCGAAAGCGAACGGGCGGTTGGCGCGGCGCGTCGTTCGATGGCCGGCGGTTTCGAGTGGACTTGAGAATCCCGGGCTTGATGGCTAAAGATGCATCAGCCGTTCAGTCCTTTTTCCGCACCTGGTGGTACATCAAGCATGATTCGACCCGAACTCAGCGTCGACCAGCGGACGAAGTGCGAAATCGAGACGACCAGTGAGTACGACGCGATCTTGATCGTGGGCTTCGGGGGTCCGGAAAAACCCGAAGACGTGATGCCGTTCCTCGAAAACGTGACGCGCGGCCGCAACATTCCGCGCGAGCGGTTGGAGGAGGTCGCGGAGCACTATCATCATTTCGGCGGCGTCAGCCCGATCAACGAGCAAGTCCGCTCGTTGATGGCGACGCTCGGCCCCGAGTTGCGGCGACACGGCGTCGCGCTGCCGATCTACTGGGGCAACCGCAACTGGACCCCCATGCTGCCCGACACCCTGCGTGAGATGGCGGCGGCGGGCGTCAAGAAGTCGCTGGCGATCGTGCTGGCCGCGTACAGCTCGTATTCGAGCTGCCGCCAGTACCGCGAAGACATCGGCCGAGCCCGCGAGGAAGTCGGCCCGACGGCCCCGGAAGTCGCCAAGACGCGCGTCTTCTACAACCATCCCGAATTCATCACCGCCAACGCCGATCGCGTCCGCGAGGCGCTCGCCAAGATCCCGGCCGAGGACCGCGGCGAGGTCCCGATCACGTTCACCGCGCACAGCATCCCGGCGGCGATGGCCGCCAATTCGCTCTACGAGGAGCAGCTTCGCGAGACCTGCCGCCTGGTCGCCGCCGAATTGAACGTCGATTCCCGGCGCTGGTCGCTCGTTTACCAGAGCCGGAGCGGCCGCCCCGGCGACCTCTGGCTCGAGCCCGATATTCTCGAGCACCTCCGCGACGTTCGCGAGCAAGGCGCCCGCGAGGTCATCGTCCACCCGATCGGCTTCCTCTCGGATCACATGGAAGTGCTCTACGACCTCGACGAGGAAGCGCAACAGCTTTGCGAGAAAATCGGCCTGAACATGGTGCGATCGAGCACTGTGGGCACCCACCGGGGTTTCGTCCGGATGCTCTGCGAGCTGGTCTGCGAGCGGCTCCAAGGCGCGCAGGAAGACGAAAAGCGGGCCCTGGGCCGATTCGGCCCCAGCCACGACGAGTGCCCTCTCAATTGCTGCCTGCCGCCGGTGCGCCCCCAGAACCTCGCCCACGCCCAGAGCTGACGGCGCCGGAGCCGGGGGTGAGCCACGATTCGGGCTGGACTAGCCAGCACCGCGTGTCCATACGTAACATGGATCATTCGACCTGGCCGAAGGAACGCCTTCCGCCAGGTTGAATCGCTTTTCAGACAAGTCGCGCAGCCGGGCGCGTGCTGAGGTGAACGAGCCGGGTCGAGGAGTGCACGTCCATGTCGTCGCGTCGCATTTTGTTGGTCGAAGACAGCTCCACGATGCGCCGGATGTTGAGCATGATGCTCCAGGAACAAGGCTACGAGGTCCGCACGGCCAACGACGGCGCCGAAGGGCTCGTCAGGGCCGGGGAAGAGCCTCGCCCCGAATTGATCCTGACCGACTACGAAATGCCCGAGCTCGACGGCCCCGGCTTCTGTCGCGGCATCAAGGCGAACAAGGACCTGCGGTCGATCCCGGTGCTCATGCTGACGACGCTCGGCGAGTCCCACAACACGATCGCCGGTCTTGAGGCGGGCGCCGACGACTATATTCAGAAGCCCAAGAGCCCCGACGACATCCAGGTGATGTTCGCCCGCATCCGCGCCCAACTGCGGATCGCCGACCTCAATGCTGAGGCGATCGAGCGGAACCGACTGCTCGAAGCGGCCCACAAGAAGGTGACGTTCGAGCTGGAGCTGGCGCGCAAGGTTCAGTTCGCGCTCATGCCCCGGCCTCCCAAGCCTCGGGGGGTGCTCCAGGTCGCCGTCCGTTATACGCCGGCCAACCAGCTCGGCGGCGACGTCTACGACTTCTACCGGCTCGAGAACAACCGCCTGGGCATCCTGGTCGCCGACGTATCGGGCCACGGCGTCAACTCGGCCATGCTCTCGGGCATGGTCAAAGCGCTCGCCGCCGGGCTGTCGATCGCCGTCCTCGAACCGGGCGAGCTGCTGGCGGGCCTCGACGTCGCCGGCGAGCAGTATTTCCCCGAAGGCTACTTCTGCACGGGGTTCTACCTGATCGCCGACGAGGAGACCGGCCTGGTCCGCTACGCCGGCGTGGGCCACCCTCCGGCGATCGTCATCGGCCCCAACGGCCCGCGCATGCTCCAGTCGAATCCCGGGATGCTGGGGATCGGCATGGTCGACGGCACGGCCGGCGCCTCCGACCGCCTCGAACCCGGCGAGTCGCTGATCATCTACACCGACGGCCTGACCGACGCGATGGACCCTTCCGACGTGATCTTCGGCGAGGACCGGCTCACGACCTTGCTCCAGAGCCACTTCGGCAACGACCCCACCGAGATCATCAACCGGGTCGACGGCGCGGTCGCCGACTACACGGCGCCGGGACGTCCCGCCGACGACATCAACATCATCGTCGTCCAGCGTCCGGCCAAGTGAAGTGATTGCTCCCTTTCCCGTCGTCGGCGTGATAGAATGAAGAGCACGGCGTCCGGCCGTTGCGACGGGTCCGCCCATCCGGGCCGGCGCGTCCGGACCTTGTCTCTTCGGTTCATGACCGCATGACGAACTCAGCCGAGCCGAAAACAGTGGCCCTCGAAGGTCCGGTGACGATCTACGAAGCCGCCGCGCTGCGCGATGCGTTTCGAGACGCCCTGGCCGACCGGCAGGACATGCGGATCGAGCTGGAAGAATCCACGAAGTGGGATCTGGCCGGCCTCCAACTGCTGATCTCCTGCGTCCGGACCGCACGCGCCGACGGCCGCTCGGTGGAAGTCGTGAACGTCCCTCGTGGATGCGCCGAAGCCTTCCAGCGGGCGGGACTTGCGCAGTGGCTCGATTCGATCACCGTCAAATGATGATTTCGGCAAGGTGCAGGGACGCCAGGGCGGTTTCGCCAGGGAGTGGGCCGGACCATGAAATCGGCTTCCTTCGACACAACGCCGTCGGTAAGACGTTCGCGGCTGGACGGCGCGAACCGCCGCGAGATCGCGCGTAAGCCCATGACCAAAACCATCGTTCACGCCGACGACAGCGCGTCGGTCCGGCGCTGGGTCGCCGAACAGCTTGGCGAGCTCGACCTGAAGGTCGTCTCCGTCGCCGACGGCGAGGCCGCGCTCCAGTACCTCAAGGAATCGGTCTGCGACCTCTTGCTCACCGACCTCGAAATGCCCAACCTCGACGGTCTCGGCCTGCTGGCCGCCGTCCGCGAGCTGCCGGCCCACCGGTTCCTGCCGGTTCTGGTTCTTTCGAGCAAGCATCCCACCGAATTCGACCCCCTGCGCCGCCAGGGGGTCACGGGATGGCTGGTCAAGCCGGTCGACTCGGAACATCTTCGCCGCTGGGTCCGCCGCGTCTTGCCGGAATAAGCTCAGCGCCGAAGGGAAGGTCGAGCTTCGCGCGTCCGATCGACCGCGCGAACGCCGTAGTTTCCTTGCGGCCGCGCTTCTTCCTGGAGCCAAGTGCATTATGGAGACACTCATCCTATCGGCGGTCATCGCTACCAACGTATGGCTCTTGCTATTCACCTTGTCTAATAGAACCTCGCCCTCGTTGACGGGCAGAAGGGGCAGAGTGAGGCTCGTAATTCTGGTTACGGGTACGATCTTTTCGATACTTATATCACTTTGTGCGATTGTCCTGATTAACTAGGGCGGCTTGTAAAGTTACGGTCGCGCCCGGCTGGGACGCTACTGGCAATGATCGCCCGGCGCGTTCCGACTGGGGGAAGCCCGCCGGTTGTACGACTCGGTTTCGCCGCTCCGACCCGTCGCCTCGACAAGTTGTCGTGTAGAGTTGGATCGGGCAGATTTCCGGGGCCGCACGTCTCCGCGAAGCCGCCCCGGAAGGGACCCGCGGCCGCCACGAGACGAACCACTTGAAATTCATATACAATAGAGACGCCAAGAACGCGGACGGCGAATCCGCCGGTCGGTGAACCTCGACGTCGTCAGGTCGAACTTGCGGCGGGCGATCGAGCCCGGCGTTTCGGAATGTTCCTCGAACCCAGGAAGCGAAACCGGTTTTGGGCAGCTCGGACGACCGATTCCGCGAGATGTTCTACGAGGAAGCGCGCGAGCTTCTCATCAGCCTCGAAGAAGGGTTGATGGAGCTTGAACGGCGGCAAGGAGACCGCGCGCACCTCGACAAGACGTTCCGCGCCGCGCACAGCCTCAAGGGGGCTGCGGCGATGGTCGGTCTGGGGTCCATCGCCGAATTCACCCACGGCATCGAGGCCGTCCTCGAACGGATACGAAGCGGTGCGCTGACGGTCGATTCCGACATCATCACGACCCTGTTGGAATCTCGCGACCACCTCGCGGCGATGGTCGAGGGCGAAGCGGCCCACTCGCCGATCCCCGGCTCGGGCGACCTCAGCGGCCGACTCACCGCGCTGCTCGGCGGTCCCAAGCCGCCTCCGCCCGCGCCTCCGGCGGCCCCTCCCAAACCCCCGTCGGAACCCCCGAAAACGCCGCCTCCCGCACCGGCTTCGCCACCGCCGGCCGCCGCGCCTCCGAAAGAGACGCCGAAGCCGACCGCGACCGCCCCGACGACCGCCGGGCCGCCCCCCGAGCCCGATGAACCGCGGGCGTCGGCCAAGCCCAAACGAACGCGCCGGAAGCCCGAGGGCCAGGCCGAAGCGGGCAAGCCGAAAGCCCCGGCTCCCGCCAGGGGCAAGCGACAGGCGATGGATCTGGAGGCCGGCGAAGCGGAGCAGGGGGGCGCGGGCCGGCCCCTCTATCGGATCTCGCTGGAGCCCGGGCCCGAAGTCCTCCGGCGCGGCGTCAACCTGCTGGGGGTGCTCGACGAGATCCGCGACCTGGGCGACGCCGAGATCCACGTCGATCCCGAAGCCGTCCCCACCCTCGACGAGATCGACCCCGAACGCTGCTACCTGAGCTGGTCCTGCACGCTCAAGACCGAGGTCGAGCCCGAGCGGCTGGACGACGTCTTCCTGTTCGTGGCCGAAGACAGCACGGTCAAGATCGAGACTCGGCGGCCCGACGGCACGTTCGTCGCGCTCGAAACGCCGACGTTGCGGCAACCGCCCAAGGCGGCGGCTCCCGCAACGCGTCGCCCCGTCGAGCCGGCCGCGGCGTCAGCCCCGGTTCCCCCGACCGCCGATCAAGCCGCCAACGGAACCGCCGCTCCGACCGACGACGGTTCAGCCGCGTCGACCAACGGCGCGAAGCGCGGCGCGACGGTCGTCTCGCCGGGAGCGCCGGCCCCGCGACCGCACGCCCGGATTCGCGTCGACGCCGGACAGCTCGACGAGCTGGTCGGACTGGCCGGCGAGCTTGCGGTGATCTCCGACAATCTCCAGGGCCTGCGCGAAGTCAGCGGCGTCGCGTCCTGGGCGCTGGCGCTGGAATCGCTGTTGCGGGTCAGCCGACAGATCCGCGACACCACGCTCGACCTCCGGATGGTTCCGGTCGACGAGCTGTTTTCAAGGTTCCCGCGCGTCGTCCGCGACCTGGCCGACCGCTCGGGCAAGGAGATCGAGCTGCGGATCTCCGGCCAGGAGACCCGGCTCGACCGCACGATCGTCGAGCGGCTCAGCGACCCGATGGTCCACCTGATCCGCAACGCCGTCGACCACGCCCTGGAGACGCCCGACGAGCGACTGGCCAAGGGCAAGCCGAGGATGGGCCGGATCACCCTCTCGGCTGGCCACGAAGGAGACCGGGTCGCGATCAAGGTCGAGGACGACGGCCGGGGCCTGGACCGCGAGCGGATCGTCCGCAAGGGGATCGAGCGCGGCCTGGTCCCCCAGGGGACGTCGGCCGAAGACCCCCGAGTCGTCAGTCTGATCTTCGAGCCCGGATTCTCGACCCGCGACCATGTGAGCGACATGTCGGGCCGCGGCGTCGGGCTCGACGTCGTCCGCGACTCGGTGCGCGCCCTGCGAGGGAGTCTGGCCGTCGAGAGCGCGCCGGGCAAGGGGACCACGTTCATCTTCCGACTGCCGCTGACGCTGGCCCTGATCGACGGCCTCCTGGTCGAGACCGGCGGCGGCCGCTACGTCGTCCCGCTGGCCCAGGTCGAGGAGTGCGTGGCGCTCAACGTCATGCAGCCCGCCCTGTCGCGCGGACGGCCCTGCGTGTCGGTCCGGGGCGAGCTGATCCCGATGATCTCCCTGCGGTCGCTGTTCCGGACCGAGGGCCCCGCGCCGGCCCGGGAGGAGTTGCTTTTGACCCGGCATTCCGGTCAACGCGTCGGGGTGGCCGTCGACCGCCTCGTCGGCCGCGTCCAGGCGGTCATCCAGTCCCTCGGCGAAGGCATGCACGGGCTGAACCGTTTCTCCGGCGCCACGATCCTCGGAGACGGCTCGGTCTCCCTGATCCTCGACCTGGCGGCGCTCGTCTCCGAATCGCGAATTGCCGAAAACGGCCTACGTAACACGCACGCGCCCGGCGTGAGGGCGGAGAGTATCCGATGAGATCATCACTTCGCTGGAAAGTCTCGATAGCACTGATCGTGTTCGGCTTGGTCCCCGCATTCGTCCTGGCCTTGTACTCGTACTGGGCGACCGACGAATTCAAAGAGAAGTCGGACCAGATTCTCCGGCTGGCCGCGTGCACCATCAGCGACAAGATCTATGCCGAGGCGTTGGAAGCGCGGAAAAATTCTCCCGCCCCGACCACTCCGCCCGACTCCGAGGTCGATAAGGCCCCCAGGACTCTGCCCCCGTGGCCGACCGGCGACGCCTTCAAAAAGCGGGTGCAGGACGAGATCGCGCGAGTACTCGGCGAGCGGTTCCGGCTCAACAATCTCGAAGTGCTCGTCTACGACCCCACCAACAAGGTCTTGATCCAACTGCACAGCGGCGGGCAGTTCGAGGCCAATCCTCAACCCAACGCCCGATACAGCGACATCCTGAGCCAGGCGGTCGGCAAGATCGGCACGGCCTCGCTGCCGTCCTCCAACGGAGACAAGTACGTCGGTCCCGAGCTTGTCGGCTTCTCGCAGATCCAGCTCGCCCCTCCTCCCGACGCGGACGCCAACAGCCGCCGCTACACCGTCCTCACCGTGCTGCCGCGAGCCTTGGCCTATGAGAATATCTTCTCGATCTGGGTCCAGCTCGGGCTGCTGCTGGTGCTCTGCGCGATACCGGTGATTTTCTTCGGCGTGCTGTTCGGGCGCTGGTTCATCCGCCCACTGACGGACATCATCCACGTCACCGAGGACCTGCACGCGGGGCACCTGTACAACCGCACGAACATCGTCCGGTCCGACGAGGTCGGCGAATTGGCGCATCTGACCGACTCAGTGATCGGCAAGCTGTCGGAGGTCATCAGCAAGATCCGCAACATGACCTCGTCGGTGTCGACGGCCAGCAACGAGCTGAATTCGAGCGCCCAGCAACTGGCGCAGGGGGCTCATGAGCAGGCCGCGACGCTCCAGGAGATCGCCAGCAGCCTGCAATCGGTCGACAGCTCGGTCGCCCGCAACGCCCAGCACGCCCGCGACACGGCCCGCACCGCCAACGAGGCCAGCGCCCAGGCGGGACGCGGCGGCGAGGCCGTCCACGAGACCGTCACGGCC contains:
- a CDS encoding tetratricopeptide repeat protein, encoding MAEKSERRVKLEASLQEDPSDTFLRYGLALQCLREGDVEEGRARLLALIADHPDDQVAAYQQLGQSYAETEEVDAAASTLRTGIAKALARGDDHAAAEMGQLLDSLD
- a CDS encoding XylR family transcriptional regulator, with product MAKRSRVALVIETSTSYGRRILRGIRRYAHTHQSWSIFLEQRDLSGEPPPWIKNWDGDGIISRITTRGMVEDARRLKIPLIDLTDRHETLSLHQVWSNDGAIARLGAEHLIERGFRNFGFCGFSHEIWAGRRRDAFVEAAGRAGSECRIYESPWFGRDAHPWELEQKQIMAWLSALPKPAGVMACNDYRGQHVLDACGRLDLAVPEEIAVIGVDDEEELCELCEPPLSSVVPNAEMVGYKAAELLDLLMAGGQAVEPRLEIPPIAVVTRQSTDVLAIDDPEIAAAVRYIRENACRGAKVEDILDDVPISRSILERRFRKYLGLSPQSLIRQTRLKRVKQLLVDTDLTLARISTLAGFRHQEHMCVLFKKEIGDSPGAYRRKVQGASPFIDS
- a CDS encoding PP2C family protein-serine/threonine phosphatase, coding for MSSRRILLVEDSSTMRRMLSMMLQEQGYEVRTANDGAEGLVRAGEEPRPELILTDYEMPELDGPGFCRGIKANKDLRSIPVLMLTTLGESHNTIAGLEAGADDYIQKPKSPDDIQVMFARIRAQLRIADLNAEAIERNRLLEAAHKKVTFELELARKVQFALMPRPPKPRGVLQVAVRYTPANQLGGDVYDFYRLENNRLGILVADVSGHGVNSAMLSGMVKALAAGLSIAVLEPGELLAGLDVAGEQYFPEGYFCTGFYLIADEETGLVRYAGVGHPPAIVIGPNGPRMLQSNPGMLGIGMVDGTAGASDRLEPGESLIIYTDGLTDAMDPSDVIFGEDRLTTLLQSHFGNDPTEIINRVDGAVADYTAPGRPADDINIIVVQRPAK
- a CDS encoding DUF1559 domain-containing protein gives rise to the protein MRSSERRGFTLIELLVVIAIIAVLIALLLPAVQSAREAARRAQCVNNLKQLGLGLHNYHSAINTFPPGVGYTEVANNPPYWGQWSGQAMMLSYLEQQPLFASCNFSQRVDNGGGTNTGANTTVNLAFVGMFMCPSDGNAGRVSGNRNSYFFSEGTTSLTPSTVAYDTTGLFTFQKSYGIQNVSDGTSNTIAASEGLVSNATNTLKRGQTIMNVGEPTYFDVFSTVPIGQSPPGATLTSALAMCVQGAQLQGGKGNQWANGDTNYTMFNTIIPPNSKQYQFGACKSGGGGVDDAEYVVASSNHPGGVNCLFADGSVRYIKDSIAWQVYWQLGTKEGGEVVSSDSY
- a CDS encoding ferrochelatase; its protein translation is MIRPELSVDQRTKCEIETTSEYDAILIVGFGGPEKPEDVMPFLENVTRGRNIPRERLEEVAEHYHHFGGVSPINEQVRSLMATLGPELRRHGVALPIYWGNRNWTPMLPDTLREMAAAGVKKSLAIVLAAYSSYSSCRQYREDIGRAREEVGPTAPEVAKTRVFYNHPEFITANADRVREALAKIPAEDRGEVPITFTAHSIPAAMAANSLYEEQLRETCRLVAAELNVDSRRWSLVYQSRSGRPGDLWLEPDILEHLRDVREQGAREVIVHPIGFLSDHMEVLYDLDEEAQQLCEKIGLNMVRSSTVGTHRGFVRMLCELVCERLQGAQEDEKRALGRFGPSHDECPLNCCLPPVRPQNLAHAQS
- a CDS encoding iron-containing alcohol dehydrogenase — protein: MIEPFPTGDGPPSAQPSSDAPSPLPPSIFTFPNRIVFGAGSLRSLPGELRRLKVACPLVVTDPGLIESGLADAVLDLLESPVLFTEVQANPTEDDVLAGAERFRASGCDGVIGLGGGSPIDAAKAIRLVLAHPGPLADYDVNRGGIDRIKPDMVPMAAIPTTAGTGSEAGRGALIQIPATGRKTAVLSPYLLPSVAVCDPDLTLGLPPVLTAGTGMDALTHCLESYLSTTFHPICDGIALEGLRFIFRGLEAAVHDRSNHEARTAMMMGALLGGISFHKGLGVVHALSHAMGSEGRVHHGTLNAVLLAHALRFNREAAEPRMTELASRVGLGRAGDGPGHLITLVELIMARMPLPRRLGQIDGLERDRISAYARLAMLDHCRLTNPRPCTQANLEELLDRAW
- a CDS encoding response regulator; protein product: MTKTIVHADDSASVRRWVAEQLGELDLKVVSVADGEAALQYLKESVCDLLLTDLEMPNLDGLGLLAAVRELPAHRFLPVLVLSSKHPTEFDPLRRQGVTGWLVKPVDSEHLRRWVRRVLPE
- a CDS encoding STAS domain-containing protein: MTNSAEPKTVALEGPVTIYEAAALRDAFRDALADRQDMRIELEESTKWDLAGLQLLISCVRTARADGRSVEVVNVPRGCAEAFQRAGLAQWLDSITVK